One part of the Engraulis encrasicolus isolate BLACKSEA-1 chromosome 17, IST_EnEncr_1.0, whole genome shotgun sequence genome encodes these proteins:
- the gpr142 gene encoding probable G-protein coupled receptor 142 codes for MIHRPNVTVPSHARDGHNQDDWQRSECVLGYIPLIYYSTLLCVGVPVNILTLVALSRLASRTKKAMYVYLLALTSSDILSQLFIIFVGFLLETTVFHRDMPPALLGAVSALEFASNHASIWATVPLTVDRYVALCHPLQHRQISYPARARRIIAGVLTLALASGVPFFWWSDMWRASHAPTRLDGALIWTHVTIIYFLPCSIFLVLNSLIIHRLRQRQRLCEDESASGGGGANSSASSSVTCAALPHPHYRQQHRRRLGKTTAMLLAVTSVFSVLWAPRTAVVMYHLYVRSVYSDWRVHLAYDLANMLAMLNTAVNFFLYCFVSKPFRAAVKDVLLLRDGGGGGAAAARNALRHQQVPPHAASTSSISSGNNKRSQQLQRNCDDSAPYGTEADMQVM; via the exons ATGATCCACCGGCCCAATGTGACGGTGCCATCTCACGCCCGGGACGGCCACAACCAGGACGACTGGCAGAGGTCAGAGTGCGTGCTGGGATACATTCCACTCATCTACTACAGCACCCTCTTGTGTGTGGGAGTACCAG tgAACATCCTGACCCTGGTGGCATTGTCTCGTTTGGCGTCGCGCACTAAGAAGGCTATGTACGTCTACCTGCTGGCACTGACCAGCTCGGACATCCTGTCCCAGCTGTTCATCATCTTCGTGGGCTTCCTCCTGGAGACGACGGTGTTCCACCGCGACATGCCGCCGGCGCTGCTGGGCGCGGTGAGCGCTCTGGAGTTCGCCTCCAACCACGCGTCCATCTGGGCCACCGTGCCGCTGACGGTGGACCGCTACGTGGCGCTGTGCCACCCACTGCAGCACCGGCAGATCAGCTACCCGGCGCGGGCGCGGCGCATCATCGCCGGCGTGCTGACGCTGGCGCTGGCGTCCGGCGTGCCCTTCTTCTGGTGGTCGGACATGTGGCGGGCCAGCCACGCGCCCACGCGCCTAGACGGCGCCCTCATCTGGACGCACGTGACCATCATCTACTTCCTGCCTTGCAGCATCTTCCTGGTGCTCAACTCGCTTATCATCCACCGGCTGCGGCAGCGCCAGCGACTGTGTGAGGACGAGAGCGctagcggcggcggcggtgctaATTCCTCCGCGTCGTCGTCAGTGACTTGTGCGGCGCTGCCGCACCCGCACTACCGGCAGCAGCACCGGCGGCGGCTGGGCAAGACGACGGCCATGCTGCTGGCGGTGACGTCAGTGTTCTCGGTGCTGTGGGCGCCGCGCACTGCCGTGGTCATGTATCACCTGTACGTGCGCTCGGTATACAGTGACTGGCGCGTGCACCTGGCCTACGACCTGGCTAACATGCTGGCTATGCTCAACACGGCAGTGAACTTCTTCCTCTACTGCTTCGTCAGCAAGCCGTTCAGGGCGGCGGTAAAGGACGTGCTGCTGCTGAGGGACGGGGGAGGAGGCGGGGCGGCTGCCGCCCGCAATGCACTGCGCCACCAGCAGGTGCCGCCACAtgccgcctccacctcctccatctccagcgGCAACAACAAGCGCTCGCAGCAGCTGCAGAGGAACTGTGACGACAGTGCCCCCTACGGGACGGAGGCAGATATGCAGGTCATgtga